The Gemmatimonadota bacterium genome contains the following window.
GCTCGTTATGAGGAACCAAAAATTACAAAAAGGATCATGGCTTGTCAAGGTCAATTTTAGGAATTAAAAATTAAAATCAAAGCAAAGGAGTATGGTGGTGAGTGAGGATGCATATACGCTTGCAATAGATATCGGCGGCACGTTTACAGATGTTGTGTTGAGGGAACACGCTTCGGGTAATTTGTCTGTGGCGAAGGTGTTGACGCAGTCTCCAGATCCTTCGGTCAGTGTGCTGGAAGGCGTGAAAGAGGTGCTCAATGGGGTGTCGCCAGGCGCGATTGCCCGGGCGGTTCACGGCACGACACTGGTGACAAACGCGCTGATTGAGCGCAGGGGGGCAAAGACCGGGCTGATTGCGACAGCGGGGTTTCGAGACGCGCTGGAAATTGGGCGGGAGGGGCGTTACGATATCTACGATTTGTTTTTAAAATTGCCCGATCCTCTCGTTGAGAGACGGTTGCGCGTTGAGGTGCGGGAGCGGCTGTACGCGCGCGGCGAGGTGATGACGCCATTAAATGAAGATGATGTGGTCAAAGCCTGCGAGGTGTTGCGCGAGGGCGGGGTGGAGGCGGTCGCCATTGCATTTTTGCACGCTTATGTCAATCCCGACCACGAGCGTCGGGCAGAGGAAATTGTGCGTTCTCTTATACCCGATGCAGGCATTTCTGTTTCGCACAGGGTTGCCGCCGAACTTCGAGAATTTGAGCGCACTTCCACGACTGTGGCAAATGCGTATGTTCAGCCTATGGTGGCAAAATATCTCGCGCGTTTGGAAGATGGGTTGAAGGCGCTGGGGATTTTGGCACCGCTGCATATTATGCTGTCAAACGGTGGGTCGTGTTCTGTGCAGACTGCGGTGCGTTTTCCCGTGCGTCTCGTAGAATCCGGTCCATGTGGCGGCGCGCTTGCCGCGGCGCATTATGGCAATCGGTCGGGGTATGGGCAGATTCTCGCATTTGATATGGGGGGCACGACGGCAAAGGCCATTTTGAGCGAAGATGGGGCGTTTCCCATTACGACTGAATCGGAGGTCGCGCGAGTTTATCGATTCAAGCGAGGCAGTGGGGTGCCCTTGCTCGTGCCCGTGCTCGATATGATCGAGATTGGGGCTGGTGGAGGTAGTATTGCGCATGCGAGTGAATTGGGTTTGCCCACGGTTGGGCCGCAAAGTGCGGGGGCAGATCCCGGTCCTGCCTGTTATGCGCGTGGTGGACAGTTGCCCACAGTGACGGATGCCGATCTTTTGCTGGGCTATTTAAATGCCGGGTATTTTTTGGGCGGACAAATGGATCTGGATGTGGATCGCGCTGCTGATGCGGTTGATGAATTTGCGCGATTTACCGGGCTGGATCGCGTGCGTGCCGCACAGGGTATTCACGATTTGGTGAATGAAAATATGGCCAATGCCGCACGGGTTCACGCGGCCGAGCGCGGCATTGATTTGAACGGATACGCGCTGGTTGCGACGGGTGGGGCTGGGCCTGTACACGCATGCGGGGTTGCGATGCGATTGGGGATTGATCGGGTGATTGTGCCGCCCGCTGCGGGGGTTGGGTCGGCTTTTGGTTTGATGCTTGCGCCCATTGCTTTTGATTATGTGCGGAGTTTTGTGTCGCGGATTGCCGCGTTGGATCGCGATGTTGTCAATAAGCTCTATGGAGAGATGGAAGACGAGGGCCGGGCGCTCGTGCGAGA
Protein-coding sequences here:
- a CDS encoding hydantoinase/oxoprolinase family protein; translated protein: MSEDAYTLAIDIGGTFTDVVLREHASGNLSVAKVLTQSPDPSVSVLEGVKEVLNGVSPGAIARAVHGTTLVTNALIERRGAKTGLIATAGFRDALEIGREGRYDIYDLFLKLPDPLVERRLRVEVRERLYARGEVMTPLNEDDVVKACEVLREGGVEAVAIAFLHAYVNPDHERRAEEIVRSLIPDAGISVSHRVAAELREFERTSTTVANAYVQPMVAKYLARLEDGLKALGILAPLHIMLSNGGSCSVQTAVRFPVRLVESGPCGGALAAAHYGNRSGYGQILAFDMGGTTAKAILSEDGAFPITTESEVARVYRFKRGSGVPLLVPVLDMIEIGAGGGSIAHASELGLPTVGPQSAGADPGPACYARGGQLPTVTDADLLLGYLNAGYFLGGQMDLDVDRAADAVDEFARFTGLDRVRAAQGIHDLVNENMANAARVHAAERGIDLNGYALVATGGAGPVHACGVAMRLGIDRVIVPPAAGVGSAFGLMLAPIAFDYVRSFVSRIAALDRDVVNKLYGEMEDEGRALVREAGIDDSEIRVVRTADMRYVGQGHEISVPVPLGEFMESSDGALQAAFDASYKKLYGRLCDGVPVEAIHWRVTVSGPEPEICDVGTIGEVAGDQVSEGQRDVLFPDGKYRTAVYRREELGRGAVLQGPAIVEEVESTTVLPPGWVLQVDDTGNLILIREDV